In Bradyrhizobium sp. CCBAU 051011, the following are encoded in one genomic region:
- the hybE gene encoding [NiFe]-hydrogenase assembly chaperone HybE yields the protein MTPDCEQRSCRSLHADASAWGERLAAAYRDIADRTMRHLPIFNEVLSIEAIGFRAREGRVVGMMVTPWFMNVVTPIRDGASQSSPSPGSNLRLRFPAGQIEFTVGELAPVGLIASYSLFSPMLEFEHMTSARATAEAALAALMSPANRAALHGPDARPGSIDRRHFLRSVLTERRA from the coding sequence ATGACGCCTGACTGCGAACAGCGTTCCTGCAGGAGCTTGCACGCTGATGCGTCGGCGTGGGGCGAGAGGCTCGCGGCAGCCTATCGGGATATCGCCGATCGTACCATGCGCCACCTGCCGATCTTCAACGAGGTCTTGAGCATCGAAGCGATCGGCTTTCGCGCGCGCGAGGGCAGGGTCGTCGGCATGATGGTCACGCCCTGGTTCATGAACGTGGTCACACCCATTCGCGACGGCGCTTCCCAATCCTCTCCGAGCCCGGGATCGAACCTGCGCTTGCGATTTCCGGCCGGCCAGATCGAATTCACCGTCGGTGAGCTGGCGCCCGTGGGCTTGATCGCGAGCTACTCACTGTTCTCGCCGATGCTTGAGTTCGAGCACATGACGTCCGCGCGCGCCACCGCCGAAGCAGCACTCGCGGCGCTGATGTCGCCGGCCAACCGCGCGGCGTTACATGGTCCCGATGCGCGACCTGGTTCGATCGACCGCCGGCATTTCTTACGCAGTGTACTGACGGAGCGGCGCGCATGA
- a CDS encoding rubredoxin: MTSFENFGVRKDIANGARMECGICWIVYDPAEGDEATQIAAGTPFAGLPKNRRCPNCDAPKTKFMVIEDDA, from the coding sequence ATGACGAGCTTCGAGAATTTTGGCGTCCGGAAGGATATCGCAAACGGCGCGCGCATGGAGTGCGGCATCTGTTGGATCGTCTACGACCCGGCTGAGGGGGATGAGGCGACGCAAATTGCAGCGGGAACGCCTTTCGCCGGGTTGCCCAAAAATCGGCGTTGTCCAAACTGCGATGCGCCCAAAACGAAGTTCATGGTGATTGAAGATGACGCCTGA
- a CDS encoding nickel-dependent hydrogenase large subunit, protein MSLAVRNQIDVTVSLAGDAIAAVEILPRVRPPLGRLFAGKPATLMLKVLPRIFSLCAAGHQVAFLSAIEAARGETIRLATHQHRIAMVVAERLAELLRGLFVGHCALDTTSAAAIRALMEEVSALLSSAEPSRGQVRRETMARVAIALAALGITNEDGAPRLGTPLALRVAALEEDALNATPMQHSFLSVADDRDVIERLVDDAGFCRCPDLEGRIPETGAWARQMMRDQLTLGRSGPADRLKARIAEILRLLAWLRLGAHVETAEDGIIESYRLGQGRGAAAVECARGRLYHAVELDRQGQLSSFEFLAPTEWNFHARGPLVRSLLGAVLAAKPQAQGAVRAMVGSFDPCVGFTLNFRDIGDA, encoded by the coding sequence ATGAGCCTCGCCGTCCGCAACCAGATCGATGTTACCGTATCGCTTGCTGGCGACGCAATTGCCGCGGTCGAGATTCTGCCGCGCGTCCGGCCGCCACTGGGGCGGCTGTTCGCCGGCAAGCCGGCCACTTTGATGCTCAAGGTGCTGCCGCGAATCTTCTCGTTGTGTGCCGCCGGGCACCAGGTGGCATTCCTGTCCGCGATCGAGGCGGCGCGCGGCGAAACCATCAGGCTTGCGACGCACCAGCATCGTATCGCCATGGTCGTTGCCGAGCGGCTGGCGGAATTGCTGCGGGGCCTGTTTGTCGGGCATTGCGCGCTGGATACCACGAGCGCCGCAGCGATCCGGGCCCTGATGGAGGAGGTGTCGGCACTTCTCAGCAGCGCAGAGCCCAGCCGCGGCCAGGTTCGACGCGAAACAATGGCGCGGGTTGCGATTGCGCTGGCAGCGCTTGGCATAACGAACGAAGACGGAGCGCCGAGGCTCGGTACCCCACTAGCGCTTCGCGTTGCGGCTCTCGAGGAAGACGCGTTGAACGCAACGCCGATGCAGCACTCGTTTTTGTCGGTTGCCGACGACCGCGACGTCATTGAACGGCTCGTGGATGATGCAGGATTTTGCCGTTGTCCCGACCTTGAGGGCCGCATTCCCGAAACAGGTGCGTGGGCACGCCAAATGATGCGTGATCAGCTCACGCTAGGCCGGTCGGGGCCGGCCGATCGGCTGAAGGCGAGGATTGCGGAAATCTTGCGGCTGCTCGCTTGGCTCCGCTTGGGTGCTCATGTTGAAACAGCGGAGGATGGGATCATCGAAAGCTACAGGCTGGGGCAGGGCCGTGGTGCGGCCGCGGTCGAATGCGCCAGGGGACGTCTCTATCACGCGGTTGAGCTTGATCGTCAGGGGCAGCTGTCGAGCTTCGAATTTCTTGCCCCGACCGAGTGGAATTTCCACGCGCGCGGACCGCTGGTCCGCAGCCTGCTAGGCGCGGTGCTGGCCGCGAAACCACAGGCACAGGGTGCCGTTCGCGCGATGGTCGGATCCTTTGACCCTTGCGTTGGGTTCACTCTGAATTTTCGCGATATTGGCGATGCATGA
- a CDS encoding hydrogenase expression/formation C-terminal domain-containing protein: MSVFPIAAESLDAAHSGLGGARALANPAALNGIELARNCPNAIALLYSVAAAVAGQKSDVPTQLFRIGNLNDLERRLIAEVLGEGELSGVVALPSGRVAQIQESVLAGIWRVRIETDAAHEYVEVGAIPEIVRRAATDLTSSDLLIGAAPDGAMNVLPVLAEIRERAMAWQPGMRSQIINFTLLPMNPVDLAFLQQSVGNGPIQLISRGYGTCRVLATGIRNVWSVQFFNAMDSIILDTLEVGGVPMAALAAEEDFWVSAERLQEIIKAYFE, from the coding sequence ATGAGCGTGTTTCCCATCGCCGCGGAAAGTCTCGACGCAGCCCATAGCGGGCTAGGGGGTGCGAGGGCGCTCGCGAACCCCGCTGCGCTCAATGGCATCGAGCTGGCAAGGAACTGTCCGAATGCCATCGCGCTGTTGTATTCGGTCGCGGCCGCCGTTGCTGGCCAGAAGAGCGATGTGCCGACGCAGCTGTTCAGGATCGGAAATCTCAACGATCTGGAGCGCAGGCTGATTGCCGAAGTGCTCGGGGAGGGCGAGCTCTCCGGCGTTGTTGCTTTGCCGAGTGGCCGCGTGGCGCAAATCCAGGAATCGGTACTTGCGGGAATCTGGCGCGTGCGCATCGAGACCGACGCGGCACACGAATATGTCGAGGTCGGTGCGATCCCGGAAATCGTGCGGCGCGCCGCAACCGACCTGACGTCGAGCGATCTTCTGATCGGCGCGGCACCGGACGGCGCGATGAACGTGCTGCCGGTACTCGCAGAAATCCGTGAGCGGGCAATGGCCTGGCAGCCGGGCATGCGCTCGCAGATCATCAACTTCACCCTGCTGCCGATGAACCCGGTCGACCTGGCGTTTTTGCAGCAAAGCGTCGGCAACGGTCCGATCCAGCTCATCTCGCGCGGCTATGGGACTTGCCGAGTGCTTGCGACGGGCATCCGGAACGTCTGGTCGGTGCAGTTCTTCAATGCCATGGACAGCATCATTCTGGATACGCTGGAAGTCGGCGGCGTGCCAATGGCTGCGTTGGCCGCCGAGGAAGATTTCTGGGTTTCCGCCGAACGCCTGCAAGAAATCATCAAAGCTTACTTCGAATGA
- a CDS encoding HypC/HybG/HupF family hydrogenase formation chaperone, with amino-acid sequence MCLGLPMTIIETDGMSALCEYGDEQRRVSVMLLSEPPLGAKVLVHIDTAVRLLDDDEARLIADALEGRDAALNGHDCDRFFADLIGQEPQLPEYLR; translated from the coding sequence ATGTGCCTTGGCTTGCCAATGACGATTATTGAGACCGACGGCATGTCGGCGCTCTGCGAATATGGCGATGAACAGCGGCGCGTCTCAGTCATGCTGCTCTCCGAGCCACCTCTCGGTGCCAAGGTGCTTGTCCATATCGATACCGCGGTGCGGCTCTTGGATGACGACGAAGCGCGGCTGATCGCGGACGCTCTTGAGGGCCGTGATGCGGCCCTCAATGGCCACGATTGTGATCGTTTCTTTGCGGACTTGATCGGTCAAGAGCCGCAATTGCCCGAGTACCTGCGCTAG